The Nicotiana sylvestris chromosome 6, ASM39365v2, whole genome shotgun sequence genomic sequence ggttcaggtgttgaagGCCCAGCGCGGCCGTGGCCGTTTCCGTGCGATCCGCGCTGGCAGCCatgcggccgcggtgcttttctgtgtgATCCGCGTGGTGGGGGTTCAGAGGGTTGGTAGCTAGATCGACCAGCGCgaccgcgcaccaaatcagtgcggtccgcgctaggTGGGTTCAGAGatcccacttcttccctccctcggcgcggccgcagtACATTTCTGCGTGGTCTGCACTGGCAGCCACGCGGTCGCGGTGCATTTCTGCACGGTCAGCACCAACCCCCAGCAAAAATATATAAATTCGAGaatttcagtcatttttccatttttcaaaaacccaaaacctaagaggcgattttccaaacaacttttcttctccaaaacgattggtaagtgatttctaacttaatttcattattccttgacatcttttaacatgatttcaaattcaaatcaaagatttcatgggggaaattgggtgttttgggtagaacctaggttttctacaaattgagaagttggacctcaatttgaggtctgatttcaaaacaaatcatatatttggattcgtgggagaatgggtaaccgggttttggtccgaacctcgagtttcgaccatgtgggtccgggggtgtttttgaccattttgggaaaaaaccttgtaaaatttattttcatgcatggggagtgattcatttagtaattattaatgtgattaagtaacttatgactagattcgagtagattggtggtggaatcaagaggtaaagctatactagaagcgtgagttgagtttggagcattcgaggtaagtgtttgttctaactttggcttgagggaatatgattaggatgttatttgctacttgctaatgtggagtatggtgtataggcatggtgacggttatctatgcaccgaaGTCTAGCATGACTGtaagtcttgattgcttttaattcgaataacgtgacacaatctccttgtttatttgatgagtttcatataatgtgaacggttgaggaaaaaatttgattggtgtacttttgaagcgttagctcgaacatgaatgcgTTAGTTGACgaagaagggatttaaaaagagaatgtgttgtgattactcccttgccgggatgtgtagaccgatatacatactctcccttgtccggatattttgggctgttagttgtacccttaccgggttagagtgatatgttgttgatttcccctaatgggactctccttacaaaatcagatgtttcgaattatattatgggatcgtgtggcatgccgtccattatatatgatattatgggatcgtgtggcacgtcgtccacttatatatgatattatgagatcgtgtggcacgccgtccacttatatatatgatattatgggatcgtgtggcacgccgtaaacttatatatgatattttgggatcgtgtgacacgccgtccaatatatatatatatatatatatatatatatatatatatatatatatatatatatatatcatgggaaccagagtttcttctgtttatttccgatatttcatttttatctgttactccccgatagcatgtcccctcctagctttactttgtattatcttgttattgttttcttgcacttgtatatatatattggtacaggttaattgtggtaggtcctgcctagcctcgtcactacttcgccggggttaggccaagcacttaccagcacatggggtcggttgtgctgatgctacactctgtgcatttttgtgcacagatcagggagcagcttatggaccacagcagtaggacttaTGGGAGCGATCTTCAGTttagggactctcgaggtagcctagctggcgttcgcaggccgaagtcccttaccatatttttcgtttgttcaccttgtatcagacaaacatgatgtatttcctttcagacattgtttgtagtattctgtagtagtccgtgagctagtgacaccagaccttgggtagtgatgtgtattaaacttccgcatttttggttttcagttgctttagatttaaagtcttccgcttaaattttgtctcgtttattatattgtttgaaagaaagcaggaaaggtgttttaaatatttggcttgcctagctccgatagtagacgccatcacgacactcggttacttaggtctcacaactcacggacagctcggtagagtctgagggatctgtacacagacgtctgtatttatctcgcagaggctactgagttaggaaaacttcaccttgttcattcttgtcgtgcgattctattTCTCAAGCACTAATTGTCTTTCCACTCtcttctttcgcagatggcgaggacacgtgcttcctcttctaccgcacagcagcccgagcccccagcagtagcttcTATCAGGGGCagggggcgaggccgaggccgtgccagaggttgaggccggggaagagCTCATCCCCGAGTggcagtcccagaggtggagcctcatgttgactacGACGAAGGGGTTCCGGCTCCAGTagctccggtgggcccaactcaggtcccatagggtttcatagccactccagtgcttcaggatgctttggtccgacttGTAGGCTTtgtggagggcatttctagagcaggtttgcttcccgtagctccagccacatctcagaccgggggaggagttcagactcctgatactcgtactccagagccggtagctcctcaggcttaggttccagcagttcagccagccgtggcagttcagccagctgtggcagcccagccaggtattgcagCTCAGTCCaacgatggtgcggctatgtctgcagatgctttgtggaggcttgatcgtttcaccaagatcttcataacctcatatagtggcaccccctcagaggatgctcaagattttatattcagctgtcatgaggttctacggactatgggcattgtagagaccaatggggtcgacttcgccactttttgcctggcaggatccgccaagacttggtggagggatttctgtttagccaggccagcagggtcgccatcattgacctgggatcagctttcagagttatttctggggaagtttcttccagttacttagcgagatgctcttcgcaggcagtttgagcgtctccagcagggtcctatgacggtcacccagtatgagacctggttcattgatcttgctcttcatgccattgtgatactccccacagatagagagagggtgcagaggtttattgatgggttggcccagccgatccgtgttcagatggccatgagtgccggtagtgagatttcatttcaggaggcggcaaatggtgcccgccggatagagatggcacttcctcagggaggtggtcatgggtatgataagaggccccgtcattctggtagattcaatggtacctcatctggaggtagggattcttatggtagaggccatccttcgaggccctttcagtcagctctctaggcttctcatggtacaccaggtggtcgtggttctcagccgcagtattctgaccaccagctcttcagttcaccatcaacacctatcagtgcaccaccactttgtTATTCTTAGCAGCctagggcttgttatacttgcggcgatgtgagtcacattgctagatatttccctcgagcttccagcagctcaCAGCAGtagggtcctcgcccgatgatccaggcaccattTGCCCCacaacctgcccagccagctagaggcgggggtagaggacataaaGGTGGAGgcagaggtcttagaggtggatcTTAGActgctagaggtaggggtcagtcAGCAGCAGATCCTTCCAGGGATAtcattcagggaggtggggcccagccccattgttatgccttgccagccaggccaaaggctgagtcatcagatgctgtgattacaggtactattctggtctgtgatagggatgcttctgtgctatttgatcccggatctacgtattcatatatgtcgtcctattttgcaccctatttggttatgcctagtgaggccttgagtattcctgtatatgtgtctacgccAGTGGGGGATTCTATAGTAGTGGACCGGGTTCATCGTTCATGTGTTGTGGTattcaggggtcttgagacccgtgctgacttgttgctcttggatatggtggatttcgacgtcatattagggatgaattggttgtccccgtatcatgcgatcttagattgtcatgccaagactgtgaccttagccttagtGGATTTGCCCCatttagaatggagagggactcctggtcattcttctcgcagcgttatttcttatgtgaaggctcgacgcatggtcgagaaggggtgcctagcttatctggcttatgttcACGACTCCAGCGCTGAGGTTCcatctattgattctgttcctattgttcgggagGTTCCCGAGGTCTTCCTTTCAAatctaccgggcatgccacccaacagggatattgatttttggattgatctggctccgggcactcagcccatttccattccgccgtatcgtatggcgccgctagaattgaaagagttaaagggtcAACTTCAGGAttttcttgagaagggtttcattagaccagtgtttctccttggggtgcaccggtgctatttgtaaagaaaaaggatggttcgatgaggatgtgcattgattaccggcaattgaacaaggtgatgattaag encodes the following:
- the LOC138871163 gene encoding uncharacterized protein, yielding MSSYFAPYLVMPSEALSIPVYVSTPVGDSIVVDRVHRSCVVVFRGLETRADLLLLDMVDFDVILGMNWLSPYHAILDCHAKTVTLALVDLPHLEWRGTPGHSSRSVISYVKARRMVEKGCLAYLAYVHDSSAEVPSIDSVPIVREVPEVFLSNLPGMPPNRDIDFWIDLAPGTQPISIPPYRMAPLELKELKGQLQDFLEKGFIRPVFLLGVHRCYL